A part of Solea solea chromosome 8, fSolSol10.1, whole genome shotgun sequence genomic DNA contains:
- the LOC131464084 gene encoding cyclin-G2-like — MRDHQAIDSLLLKELKSCCAKEYNFAPRVTGLKLMESASTENHGGVSAKCRDTKVEELWGLTSFFGYSAQTFVQAVSLLDRFLAIMKVQPKHLPCIGVCCLHIASKMVEQESNVSPMHELIRISQSKFTVSDLCRMEKIISEKLRVETKAVTAFTFLHLYYSAFTSLSAGREEIPSIGRLEAQLKACLCRLVFSKAKPSVLALSLIAQEFEVLRPITPLKIVQQFQRHLKINDSELHHWKELVAECMSEYHSSECNKPDNKKLVWIVSRRTAQNLQANHFSVPGLPTIPEGSWDESESEDSCGDMSCGEDSPCGSPGSDGEGAFFPSNFPKCRK; from the exons ATGAGGGACCATCAAGCTATTGACAGCTTGCTCTTGAAAGAGCTGAAGTCATGTTGTGCAAAAGAGTACAACTTTGCACCCAGAGTGACCGGGCTGAAGCTGATGGAGTCTGCATCTACAGAG AACCATGGTGGAGTATCTGCAAAATGCAGAGACACCAAAGTGGAGGAACTGTGGGGCCTGACCAGCTTCTTTGGATACAGCGCCCAAACTTTTGTCCAAGCTGTCAGTTTGCTTGACAGATTCCTCGCCATTATGAAG GTGCAGCCCAAACATTTGCCCTGTATTGGAGTCTGCTGTCTTCACATTGCTTCCAAAATGGTCGAGCAAGAGAGCAATGTCTCACCCATGCATGAACTTATTCGCATCAGCCAAAGCAAGTTCACGGTGTCAGACCTGTGTCGTATGGAGAAGATCATCTCAGAGAAGCTCCGTGTAGAGACCAAAGCAGTGACAGCCTTCACATTTCTTCACCTCTACTACTCAGCCTTCACATCCCTGTCGGCTGGAAG GGAGGAGATTCCAAGCATTGGGAGACTGGAAGCCCAGCTTAAAGCCTGTTTATGCCGGCTTGTTTTCTCGAAAGCAAAA CCATCTGTGCTGGCACTCTCGCTCATTGCTCAGGAGTTTGAAGTCCTGCGACCCATCACCCCACTGAAGATTGTCCAGCAATTCCAAAGACATCTAAAG ATCAATGACAGTGAGTTGCACCACTGGAAGGAACTTGTTGCCGAGTGCATGAGCGAGTACCATTCAAGCGAATGCAACAAACCAGACAACAAAAAGCTGGTTTGGATTGTGTCAAGGAGAACAGCCCAGAATCTGCAGGCCAATCACTTCAGTGTGCCTGGTCTGCCAACTATTCCTGAGGGAAGCTGGGATGAGAGTGAAAG TGAGGACTCCTGCGGGGACATGAGCTGTGGAGAAGACAGCCCCTGTGGCTCCCCAGGAAGTGATGGCGAAGGAGCCTTCTTCCCCTCCAACTTTCCCAAATGTAGAAAATGA
- the LOC131464554 gene encoding ras-related protein Rab-27B-like, protein MADWDYDYLIKLLALGDSGVGKTTFLYRYTDNKYNRKFASTVGIDFREKRVVYTGTGADGMTERNFRVHLQLWDTAGQERFRSLTTAFFRDAMGFLLMFDLTNQQSFLNVRNWMSQLQANAYCDNPDIVLVGTKADLRNMRDVYARQARDLADRYGIPYFETSAVTGANVDEAVATLLDLVMKRMEHSTYGGLSSEPNGKLLVCHKVEEAPVSRSCAC, encoded by the exons ATGGCTGACTGGGACTATGACTATCTGATCAAGCTGCTAGCACTCGGAGACTCTGGCGTTGGAAAGACCACCTTCCTCTACAGATACACCGACAACAAATACAACCGCAAGTTCGCATCCACGGTGGGCATCGACTTCAGGGAAAAGAGAGTG GTTTACACAGGAACAGGTGCTGATGGGATGACTGAGAGGAACTTCAGAGTCCACCTTCAGCTGTGGGACACTGCCGGACAAGAAAG GTTCCGCAGCCTCACTACAGCTTTCTTCAGAGATGCCATGGGCTTCCTGCTGATGTTTGACTTGACCAATCAGCAAAGTTTCCTCAATGTCAGGAACTGGATGA GTCAGCTACAAGCCAACGCGTACTGTGATAATCCGGATATTGTGCTGGTGGGAACGAAGGCAGACCTTCGAAATATGAGGGATGTTTACGCCAGACAGGCCAGAGATTTGGCAGATAGATATGG catTCCCTACTTTGAAACAAGTGCAGTGACGGGTGCCAACGTGGACGAGGCAGTGGCCACCCTGCTGGACCTGGTGATGAAGAGGATGGAGCACAGCACATACGGAGGCCTGAGCTCTGAACCCAATGGCAAACTGCTTGTTTGTCACAAAGTGGAGGAGGCGCCTGTCAGTAGGAGCTGTGCCTGCTGA
- the LOC131464553 gene encoding sia-alpha-2,3-Gal-beta-1,4-GlcNAc-R:alpha 2,8-sialyltransferase-like — MVRVAKALGLIILSVAVLILSLISYVSLRKDSLFTSNKYYMGGPRIMFHAGFRSQFAMNFLDPSFIPLTTALNEELQGKASKWKFNKTAFYQHRKDIFNYIDIANNFSLIKNSVRVGQLMHFDYSSHKYVFSISNNFKSLLPDVSPIRNKHYSVCAVVGNSGILTGSHCGPEIDQADFVFRCNFAPTDVYSKDVGRKTNLTTFNPSILERYYNNLLTIQDRNNFFLNLKKLEEAILWIPAFFLHTSATVTRTLVDFFVEHKGQLKVKLAWPGNIMHDVNKYWKTKNLSPKRLSTGILTYTLAYAMCDEIHLYGFWPFGWDPNTGKDLPYHYYDKKGTKFTTKWQETHQLPSEFKLLYKLHREGVTKLSLTHCTA, encoded by the exons ATGGTCCGCGTCGCCAAGGCTCTGGGTTTGATCATTCTGTCCGTCGCTGTGCTCATCCTGTCGCTCATCAGCTATGTCTCTCTGAGAAAAGACAGCCTCTTCACCTCCAACAAATACTACATGGGAGGCCCGAGGATTATGTTCCATGCAGGATTTCG GTCTCAGTTTGCTATGAATTTTCTGGACCCGTCCTTCATCCCTTTAACCACCGCCCTAAACGAAGAGCTTCAAGGAAAAGCGTCCAAATGGAAGTTCAACAAGACTGCTTTTTATCAGCACAG gaaAGACATTTTCAATTACATCGACATTGCCAACAATTTCTCCCTAATAAAGAACAGTGTACGCGTTGGACAGCTGATGCACTTTGACTACTCCAGCCACAAGTATGTCTTCTCCATCAGCAACAACTTCAAGTCCCTGCTCCCAGACGTCTCTCCTATCCGCAACAAacactacagtgtgtgtgctgtggtgggAAACAGCGGCATCCTGACGGGCAGCCACTGTGGCCCAGAAATTGACCAGGCCGACTTTGTCTTTCGCTGCAACTTTGCCCCCACAGATGTCTACTCCAAAGATGTGGGCAGGAAGACCAACCTGACCACCTTTAACCCAAGCATTCTGGAGAGGTACTACAACAACCTACTCACCATACAAGACAGGAATAATTTTTTCCTCAACCTGAAGAAGCTGGAGGAAGCCATCCTGTGGATCCCTGCCTTTTTCCTGCATACCTCAGCCACGGTGACCAGGACCCTAGTGGACTTCTTTGTGGAGCACAAGGGCCAGCTGAAGGTCAAGCTGGCCTGGCCAGGAAACATCATGCACGATGTCAACAA ATACTGGAAGACTAAGAACCTCTCTCCAAAACGTCTCAGCACTGGAATCCTCACGTACACGCTGGCGTACGCCATGTGTGACGAGATCCATCTCTACGGCTTCTGGCCCTTCGGCTGGGACCCTAACACAGGCAAAGACCTGCCCTACCACTACTATGACAAGAAAGGGACCAAATTCACCACCAAGTGGCAGGAGACCCACCAGCTACCCAGCGAGTTCAAGCTGCTCTACAAGTTGCACAGGGAAGGCGTGACCAAACTCAGTCTAACACACTGCACTGCTTAG